TAGTTTTCGTTCCAGAGCTTGAACAGGAAGCGCTCTTTCTTTTTCATGGCCGCCTCAGGCGCAAGGATGCTACAGAGCGCGCGCGCCGTGCTGACGTAGCCGCCGCCATTGTAGCGCAGATCGAGCACGACGTCGGTCACGCCGGCCGTCTTAAACCGCGTAAAGACCTTGATCAGCTCCGCGGTGGAGCGCTCCGTGTAATCCGAGTAACAGAGGTAGCCCACGCGGTGGCCATCCTTATTGATCACGGTGTCCTTGAGGATGGGATCTTGGTACATCTCCACGGCCGTCATAGCCACGCCGACCGGTTCGGCCGTGAGGGTTTTGTCCTTGAGAATACCCTTGTTGACTACGATGGTGGGTTTGTCGTAGAAGTCGGCATAGTTCTTCACCGTGATGGGTCCGCCGTTCAGCTTGAGCAAGAGGTCGCCCCGTCGGATGCCCGCACGGTCGGCCGGTGTGCCGGGATAGACATAACGGACGATGGCCACGAGCTCTTCCGTCTGTCCGATGTAGCTAAAGCGGAGGTCGAAACCGTAGGTGGTCGATATGCCGGCGAAGCCTTGGTTCCAAGCCTCGGCATTGTCGGTGAGGCTCGTCCAGCGATCGTCTTTATAGATCAACCGTTTGAAGAAGGCGTGCGAATCCTTCTCCTTCTTGAAATCGATAGCGTTCCAATTGATCGTATTCTCCCACAGATATTCACTCCGTAGCCCCTCGTAGATGAACTCGTTCA
The sequence above is drawn from the Tannerella serpentiformis genome and encodes:
- a CDS encoding S41 family peptidase; translated protein: MKKTMNARLAICGLCLLGFLTACDEEWIKPTPKPDPENKVTLKVNEFIYEGLRSEYLWENTINWNAIDFKKEKDSHAFFKRLIYKDDRWTSLTDNAEAWNQGFAGISTTYGFDLRFSYIGQTEELVAIVRYVYPGTPADRAGIRRGDLLLKLNGGPITVKNYADFYDKPTIVVNKGILKDKTLTAEPVGVAMTAVEMYQDPILKDTVINKDGHRVGYLCYSDYTERSTAELIKVFTRFKTAGVTDVVLDLRYNGGGYVSTARALCSILAPEAAMKKKERFLFKLWNENYMSYWKSKGRNDELYETFVDTLGINMNLNRLYILTGKGTASASELTLTGLTPYMDVVQIGDTTHGKFCGGIVLMPKHLWWDKDASYYQEIKNWGMYVMIYKFSNKRNDEFPRGFAPKYVVKEYLLELYPFGDERDPLLGKALELITGKQVAKARSHRIQPALRELPIDNPNRPLNGKAIDTPPAGQRLFMSNK